A genomic region of Dunckerocampus dactyliophorus isolate RoL2022-P2 chromosome 8, RoL_Ddac_1.1, whole genome shotgun sequence contains the following coding sequences:
- the timm17a gene encoding mitochondrial import inner membrane translocase subunit Tim17-A produces MEEYAREPCPWRIVDDCGGAFTMGAIGGGIFQAVKGFRNAPAGMNHRMRGSMTAIKTRAPQLGGSFAVWGGLFSMIDCGLVKVRGKEDPWNSITSGAMTGAILAARNGPVAMVGSAAMGGILLALIEGAGIMLSRFASSQFPTGPQFAEEPAPASMPAAPFGDYRQYQ; encoded by the exons ATGGAAGAATATGCGAGAGAGCCGTG TCCCtggaggattgtggatgactgTGGGGGTGCGTTTACCATGGGGGCAATTGGAGGAGGAATATTCCAAGCAGTAAAAGGCTTCAGAAATGCACCTGCG GGAATGAATCACAGAATGAGAGGCAGCATGACGGCCATCAAAACCAGAGCTCCACAGCTTGGAG GCAGCTTCGCAGTGTGGGGAGGCCTCTTCTCCATGATTGACTGTGGCTTAGTGAAGGTGCGAGGGAAGGAGGACCCGTGGAATTCAATCACCAGTGGTGCCATGACAGGAGCCATTCTTGCTGCCAGGA ATGGCCCAGTGGCCATGGTGGGCTCTGcagccatgggcggcatcctaCTAGCCTTGATAGAGGGCGCTGGGATCATGCTCTCAAGGTTTGCCTCATCACAGTTCCCAACAG GACCTCAGTTTGCAGAGGAACCAGCCCCCGCCTCCATGCCTGCCGCCCCCTTTGGAGACTACAGACAATATCAGTGA